The following proteins are encoded in a genomic region of Candidatus Paceibacterota bacterium:
- a CDS encoding helicase-related protein, with protein MIREVGYCNGIENYSRHFSGKKAGEAPDTLLSYFPHTADGKADFLTVIDESHVTVPQLNGMYAGDASRKKNLVDFGFRLPSAKDNRPLQFPEFEKLIGQTIYTSATPGKFELQESNQIVEQIIRPTGLIDPEIVVKPVVSGPDAAGADYPGQIQDFIQEAQKVIKKGFRAIATTLTKKMAEDLSEYLSEKKIKTKYLHSDIQTLDRIQILTELRKGVFDVLIGVNLLREGLDLPEVALIGILDADKEGFLRSESALIQTIGRAARNVEGRVILYADVMTGSMERAIGETNRRRELQIAYNTKHNITPKTIAKKINDITEQIQSEHQKTIARLLALDNAAFKDDPKKLIKEKRSQMEVAVQELDFETAAILRDEIKALNDQLEKTDKKIAKEKKNINS; from the coding sequence TTTCCTCATACTGCCGATGGTAAAGCAGATTTTTTGACTGTCATTGATGAGTCGCATGTGACCGTGCCTCAGCTCAATGGCATGTATGCTGGTGATGCCTCACGCAAAAAAAATCTTGTGGATTTCGGTTTTCGTCTACCAAGCGCCAAAGACAACCGTCCTCTGCAATTTCCAGAATTTGAAAAACTCATTGGCCAGACCATATACACCTCAGCAACCCCAGGCAAATTTGAATTGCAGGAAAGCAATCAAATTGTTGAACAAATCATTCGCCCGACCGGATTGATTGATCCAGAAATAGTGGTCAAGCCAGTTGTTTCTGGGCCCGATGCTGCAGGCGCTGACTATCCGGGACAGATTCAGGATTTCATTCAAGAGGCCCAAAAGGTGATCAAAAAAGGTTTTCGTGCCATCGCCACTACTTTGACCAAGAAAATGGCCGAAGACCTCAGCGAATATTTATCCGAGAAAAAAATTAAAACAAAATATTTGCATAGTGATATTCAGACATTGGATCGCATTCAGATTCTGACGGAGCTTCGCAAGGGCGTCTTTGATGTTTTGATAGGGGTCAATCTTCTGCGTGAGGGTCTCGACCTGCCAGAGGTAGCCTTGATTGGTATTCTTGATGCTGACAAAGAGGGTTTTCTGCGTTCGGAATCGGCCCTGATCCAGACCATCGGACGTGCCGCCCGCAACGTCGAGGGCCGAGTCATTCTCTACGCAGATGTGATGACCGGTTCAATGGAAAGAGCCATCGGAGAAACAAATCGTCGTCGTGAGTTGCAGATTGCCTACAACACCAAACACAACATCACTCCGAAAACAATTGCTAAAAAAATCAATGACATTACGGAGCAGATTCAAAGCGAACATCAGAAAACCATTGCCCGTTTGCTCGCTCTCGACAATGCGGCTTTCAAGGATGATCCTAAAAAATTAATAAAAGAAAAGCGAAGTCAAATGGAGGTGGCTGTCCAAGAGCTGGATTTTGAGACAGCAGCTATTCTACGAGACGAGATCAAAGCTTTGAATGACCAACTCGAAAAGACAGATAAAAAAATTGCCAAGGAAAAGAAAAATATAAATAGTTGA
- a CDS encoding nucleoside monophosphate kinase: MEVKTIRESSASLSPADEVRLRQMNENFCPKEWFALMGELLRKLGNRGLLVVFIGIQGAGKGTQRRYLAQIGFHDIEVSAKLKQLPEEHPARKLMRQGKFVPDEIINNIIESEIQDNGFPVFVALDGAPRNGGQEALLKEFVDLHGYAVCAIHIHADEEVAYNRAKARDIAEGRDDAGALLKRIDQFKLETEPIIPSLEKFATAFLRVDNTNRDPEEVFFEIKGFLGVTATELIHRSI; this comes from the coding sequence ATGGAAGTTAAAACAATCAGAGAATCTTCAGCCTCTTTGTCGCCGGCTGATGAAGTCAGACTGCGGCAGATGAATGAGAACTTTTGTCCAAAGGAGTGGTTTGCCCTCATGGGAGAACTGCTTCGGAAGCTGGGCAATCGCGGGCTACTTGTCGTCTTTATTGGAATCCAAGGTGCAGGCAAAGGAACACAGCGGCGTTACCTGGCTCAAATCGGCTTTCACGACATCGAGGTGTCGGCAAAGCTGAAGCAGCTGCCGGAGGAGCATCCGGCCAGAAAATTGATGCGTCAAGGAAAATTTGTACCTGATGAGATCATCAACAATATCATCGAGTCGGAAATCCAAGACAATGGCTTTCCTGTTTTTGTGGCTCTTGACGGAGCTCCTCGAAACGGTGGTCAAGAAGCCCTACTCAAGGAGTTTGTGGATTTACACGGCTACGCAGTTTGTGCCATTCACATTCATGCCGACGAGGAAGTAGCTTATAACAGAGCAAAAGCTCGCGACATTGCTGAGGGCAGGGATGACGCTGGGGCACTTCTGAAAAGGATAGATCAGTTTAAGCTTGAGACGGAGCCGATCATTCCGTCACTCGAAAAATTTGCTACGGCTTTTCTGCGGGTGGACAACACCAACAGGGATCCGGAAGAAGTTTTTTTTGAGATCAAAGGATTTCTTGGGGTGACGGCGACCGAGCTCATTCATCGCTCGATCTGA
- a CDS encoding SWIB/MDM2 domain-containing protein, with amino-acid sequence MEKKTNSAFMKPMNISADLAAVVGKGPMPRSEVVKALWVYIKKNNLQDPKNKRNINADENLKKVFGGKAMVNMFEMTKLVSKHLS; translated from the coding sequence ATGGAAAAAAAGACCAATTCTGCTTTCATGAAGCCTATGAACATCAGTGCTGACTTAGCTGCTGTAGTGGGTAAGGGTCCGATGCCTCGATCAGAGGTTGTTAAGGCTCTCTGGGTTTACATCAAAAAAAATAATCTTCAGGACCCAAAAAACAAGCGCAATATCAACGCTGATGAAAATCTTAAAAAGGTCTTTGGCGGCAAGGCTATGGTCAATATGTTTGAAATGACAAAGCTAGTTTCAAAGCATCTTTCATAA